A part of Acidimicrobiia bacterium genomic DNA contains:
- a CDS encoding VOC family protein, producing MSDNYPHGLFTWVDLATPDPQAAKSFYSSVFEWTGEDQVDENGDYIYTLLYRDGLNVAGLGGLQAEGMPSAWSSYVGVDDVDAVVGLVAPAGGQVIMPPMDVMDTGRMAIVVDPTGAVLGLWQPGTHKGAELFGAHGAFSWNELATRDVEAAKAFYGAILPWRFEQQGDSDYWLIAMDTKVTGQGLADDQFNGGIMPIAADAAQQVPAHWAVYFTVDSADEAVAAAQAAGGTILRDPFATEFGKIAAVSDPFGASFMVIDPSQAAAG from the coding sequence GTGTCAGACAACTATCCCCACGGGCTCTTCACGTGGGTCGACCTCGCCACGCCGGATCCCCAGGCTGCCAAGTCCTTCTACTCGTCCGTCTTCGAATGGACGGGTGAGGACCAGGTCGACGAGAACGGCGACTACATCTACACCCTCCTCTACCGGGACGGCCTGAACGTCGCAGGGCTCGGCGGGCTGCAAGCCGAGGGGATGCCGTCTGCGTGGAGCTCTTACGTCGGCGTCGACGACGTCGACGCCGTTGTCGGCTTGGTGGCACCGGCTGGTGGACAGGTGATCATGCCGCCGATGGACGTGATGGACACGGGTCGCATGGCGATCGTCGTCGATCCGACAGGTGCCGTCCTCGGTCTGTGGCAGCCGGGCACCCACAAGGGCGCCGAGCTGTTCGGCGCCCACGGCGCCTTTTCCTGGAACGAGCTGGCGACGCGAGACGTCGAGGCGGCGAAGGCGTTCTACGGCGCCATCCTGCCGTGGCGGTTCGAGCAACAGGGTGACTCGGACTACTGGCTCATCGCGATGGACACCAAGGTCACCGGCCAAGGGCTCGCCGACGACCAGTTCAACGGCGGCATCATGCCGATCGCGGCGGACGCTGCACAGCAGGTGCCTGCGCACTGGGCCGTGTACTTCACCGTCGACAGCGCAGACGAGGCGGTCGCCGCCGCCCAGGCGGCCGGAGGCACCATCTTGCGCGATCCGTTCGCGACCGAGTTCGGGAAGATCGCCGCAGTCTCGGACCCGTTCGGCGCATCATTCATGGTGATCGACCCATCACAGGCGGCCGCCGGCTGA
- the nucS gene encoding endonuclease NucS, translated as MRIVVADCTVEYEGRLSAFLPRATRLVMIKADGCVAVHADGGAYKPLNWMNAPNHIVEEDGRWTVTNPKGERLVIRFDVVHFDTSVEMGDDPGLTKDGVEAELQRLLADRVHLLGDGMELIRREYPTPIGPVDLLCRDGSGIVAVEIKRRGEIEGVEQLTRYVEFLGRDRRLAPVRGLFVAQQVKPQARTLSEDRGIEWREVDYEALKGIDSPALRLF; from the coding sequence ATGCGCATCGTCGTTGCAGACTGCACCGTGGAGTACGAGGGGCGACTGAGCGCATTCCTTCCGCGCGCCACTCGACTCGTGATGATCAAGGCGGACGGGTGCGTCGCGGTGCACGCCGACGGCGGGGCGTACAAGCCCCTGAACTGGATGAACGCTCCGAACCACATCGTCGAAGAGGATGGGCGCTGGACCGTCACGAATCCCAAGGGAGAGCGCCTCGTCATCCGCTTCGACGTCGTGCACTTCGACACGTCGGTCGAGATGGGTGACGACCCGGGGCTCACGAAGGACGGTGTCGAGGCCGAGTTGCAGCGGCTCCTCGCTGACCGGGTCCATCTGCTGGGAGACGGCATGGAGCTGATTCGACGCGAGTACCCGACCCCGATCGGCCCGGTGGATCTGCTGTGCCGGGACGGGAGCGGCATCGTTGCCGTGGAGATCAAACGCCGTGGCGAGATCGAAGGCGTCGAGCAGCTGACCCGCTACGTCGAGTTCCTCGGGCGGGACCGGCGGTTGGCCCCCGTCCGGGGACTCTTCGTCGCCCAGCAGGTGAAGCCACAGGCGCGCACCCTCTCCGAGGATCGCGGCATCGAGTGGCGCGAGGTCGACTACGAGGCGCTCAAGGGCATCGACTCGCCCGCGCTGCGCCTGTTCTGA
- a CDS encoding CDP-alcohol phosphatidyltransferase family protein: MAVDEAGRRPTVAEVRAVGQPAEVLARRSEEHWTGTLYMRRISPFFTWLALRAGLSANSVTVIMIGVGIAGVAVATLPGVAPAVAALIAIQLYLLLDCVDGEVARFNATTGARGVYLDRLGHYLVEGGLMVAVGIRASGGDETWVIVGMAAAIGVLLEKAETDLVPASRLRSGFGPAPAEADEITGSGLARVRSMARLAPIHMVTHAAEATLLILAAAIADEIAESMRFGRALAVTMLSITSVVVVLHLVSIWRSRRLDQNP; the protein is encoded by the coding sequence ATGGCGGTAGATGAGGCGGGTAGGCGACCAACCGTCGCCGAGGTGAGGGCGGTTGGCCAGCCGGCCGAGGTGCTGGCGCGCCGCTCGGAGGAGCACTGGACGGGCACCCTCTACATGAGGCGCATCTCGCCGTTCTTCACCTGGCTGGCGCTGCGAGCCGGCCTCAGCGCCAACTCGGTCACGGTCATCATGATCGGGGTCGGGATCGCCGGCGTGGCGGTGGCGACGCTGCCCGGGGTCGCCCCTGCCGTGGCCGCCCTCATCGCCATCCAGCTCTACCTGCTGCTCGATTGCGTCGACGGCGAGGTGGCCCGCTTCAACGCCACCACCGGCGCCCGCGGCGTCTACCTCGACCGGCTCGGCCACTACCTCGTCGAGGGCGGGCTCATGGTCGCCGTCGGGATCCGGGCGTCGGGTGGCGACGAGACCTGGGTCATCGTCGGGATGGCTGCCGCCATTGGAGTGCTGCTCGAGAAGGCCGAGACCGACCTGGTGCCGGCGTCGCGGCTGCGCTCCGGCTTCGGCCCGGCCCCCGCCGAGGCGGACGAGATCACCGGATCCGGCCTCGCCAGGGTGCGCTCCATGGCCCGCCTGGCGCCGATCCACATGGTCACTCACGCCGCCGAGGCGACCCTGCTGATCCTGGCCGCCGCCATCGCAGACGAGATCGCCGAGTCGATGCGGTTCGGCCGGGCGCTCGCCGTGACCATGCTGAGCATCACCTCCGTCGTCGTCGTGCTCCACCTCGTGAGCATCTGGCGCTCGCGACGGCTGGATCAGAACCCCTAG
- a CDS encoding ABC transporter ATP-binding protein: MAGTDLPGTGERPITLSVRDASVVYRPSADTKRSLRDSLLGRAQRSREIHAVEGVSFDLAAGDILGIIGSNGSGKSTLLRAIAGLIPLESGSIYARSIPTLLGVGAVLQPKLSGRRNIIIGGLALGLDKMTLRDRFDDIVRFAGLGEFIDLPMQTYSSGMRARLLFSVSTIVRPELLLVDEALAVGDASFKRRSLKRLRSMAQDAGTVVLVSHKLGEIRGSCNRVIWLEKGEKRMDGEPAAVIEAYKDHWKAQDEAEAEAEQG; the protein is encoded by the coding sequence ATGGCAGGAACTGACCTGCCCGGTACCGGTGAGCGGCCGATCACGCTGTCGGTGCGCGACGCCAGCGTCGTCTACCGGCCGTCGGCGGACACCAAGCGATCGCTGCGGGACTCGCTGCTCGGCAGGGCGCAGCGCAGCAGGGAGATCCACGCCGTCGAGGGCGTGTCCTTCGACCTCGCGGCGGGGGACATCCTCGGGATCATCGGATCGAACGGCTCGGGCAAGAGCACCCTGCTGCGAGCCATCGCCGGGCTGATCCCTCTCGAGTCGGGCTCGATCTACGCCAGGTCGATACCGACCCTGCTCGGGGTGGGCGCCGTGCTGCAGCCGAAGCTGTCGGGGAGGCGGAACATCATCATCGGCGGCCTGGCCCTCGGCCTCGACAAGATGACCCTGCGCGACCGCTTCGACGACATCGTCCGGTTCGCCGGCCTCGGCGAGTTCATCGACCTGCCGATGCAGACGTACTCATCGGGCATGCGCGCCCGTCTGCTGTTCTCGGTTTCGACCATCGTCAGACCCGAGTTGCTGCTCGTCGACGAGGCACTCGCAGTCGGCGACGCCTCGTTCAAGCGGCGCTCCCTGAAACGCCTCCGCTCGATGGCTCAAGATGCCGGGACGGTGGTGCTCGTCTCGCACAAGCTCGGGGAGATCAGGGGGAGCTGCAACCGGGTCATCTGGCTGGAGAAGGGCGAGAAGCGGATGGACGGTGAGCCGGCGGCGGTCATCGAGGCATACAAGGATCATTGGAAGGCGCAGGACGAAGCCGAAGCCGAGGCGGAGCAGGGTTGA
- a CDS encoding ABC transporter permease — MAKQSSTTALDGLIDVSASRTVPEYLADLWRLRNFMAEVPRADLRARNMNTLLGNVWYLVSPLLQVGVYFLVFGEILGVDRGLQNFLGYLTIGVFLFRYSQQCAIAGAKSLTTNEGLIKSIRFPRAVLPISAVTAETLALVPALGVAIVITILTGEAIEARWLLFIPYVALLVMFTMGIAFITARLNETFRDIQNILPIFFRLTFYLSGILYSIDRFTAEPDTPQWVLNVARLFPFNPWYSLITLAKSSILAEVDAPPEIWISAVSWSIVALIGGFLLFKAGESTYGRN, encoded by the coding sequence TTGGCCAAGCAATCCTCCACCACAGCCCTCGACGGGCTGATCGACGTGAGCGCGTCGCGCACCGTGCCCGAGTACCTCGCCGACCTGTGGCGCCTGAGGAACTTCATGGCCGAGGTCCCGAGGGCCGACCTGCGGGCCAGGAACATGAACACGCTGCTCGGCAACGTGTGGTACCTCGTGAGCCCGCTGCTCCAGGTGGGGGTCTACTTCCTCGTCTTCGGCGAGATCCTGGGTGTCGACCGCGGGCTGCAGAACTTCCTCGGATACCTGACGATCGGTGTCTTCCTCTTCCGGTACTCCCAGCAGTGCGCCATCGCCGGCGCCAAGTCGCTCACGACGAACGAGGGCCTCATCAAGTCGATCCGGTTCCCGCGCGCCGTCCTTCCGATCTCGGCCGTGACCGCCGAGACCCTGGCACTCGTCCCCGCCCTGGGCGTGGCCATCGTCATCACGATCCTCACCGGCGAGGCGATCGAGGCGCGGTGGCTGCTCTTCATCCCGTACGTCGCCCTCCTCGTGATGTTCACGATGGGGATCGCCTTCATCACCGCCCGCCTCAACGAGACGTTCCGGGACATCCAGAACATCCTCCCCATCTTCTTCAGGCTCACGTTCTACCTCTCGGGCATCTTGTACAGCATCGATCGGTTCACCGCTGAACCGGACACCCCGCAGTGGGTGCTCAACGTCGCCAGGCTGTTCCCGTTCAATCCGTGGTACTCGCTCATCACGCTCGCCAAGTCGTCGATCCTCGCCGAGGTCGACGCACCGCCCGAGATCTGGATTTCGGCCGTCTCGTGGTCGATCGTCGCCCTGATCGGCGGATTCCTGCTCTTCAAGGCCGGAGAGTCGACGTATGGCAGGAACTGA
- a CDS encoding CDP-glycerol glycerophosphotransferase family protein: MRRIAAVAAAGGGVGLLFVVLLVVGSERAAAAVLLLVPVAVLALARGGGGYIDRHVGRRALAHGLISVWASGMAAIVAPFERAAPPRLAAGVAALAVVVLGVENVVWARYPRELAAAGFGGDVDERRRSSGAALVVSCVAAQLAVTSLVVAGATEEAVTVGFGVVAAVYAAWAVVVMGAAVTRLRHGAAAMRPVIGAAVVEHAPVILVHFSGALRTMYQLDQWIPHLQAAGRPMLLVVREESTFEVVAGRWDVPVVFVGDFPDLDLVVPPSARLAVYVNTATKNNQLVRFTSLTHVQLHHGDSDKPPSSSKTMRLYDHHIVAGAAAYERLIGAGIVDGPDSVSIVGRPQTDSIRRRPIAEGRPCILYAPTWEGYHVDTALSSLPLSGYELVRSIPAHVDLLVRPHPLTGTVDGRLAGVVAAIRDAVAERGGEFIEPGEESLVDSINRADVLVTDISSVLVDFLATERPAVVIDVPGLGEDAFRARYPSAAWAAVVGADLAGLEAVLSDALGADTRRPLRAAARAEFLAHVGRAGERFAGAIRELISRSEVQAELVEP, translated from the coding sequence TTGAGGCGCATCGCAGCCGTGGCCGCAGCCGGCGGCGGAGTCGGCCTGCTCTTCGTCGTGCTGCTCGTTGTCGGCTCCGAGCGAGCCGCCGCCGCCGTGTTGCTGCTCGTACCGGTGGCGGTGCTGGCGCTGGCCCGGGGAGGCGGCGGCTACATCGATCGCCACGTCGGGAGGCGGGCCTTGGCACACGGCCTCATCTCGGTGTGGGCCAGCGGGATGGCGGCGATCGTGGCTCCGTTCGAACGGGCTGCGCCGCCCCGGCTGGCGGCCGGGGTTGCCGCGCTAGCCGTCGTCGTCCTCGGCGTCGAGAACGTCGTCTGGGCGCGCTACCCGAGAGAGTTGGCGGCTGCCGGCTTCGGCGGCGACGTCGACGAGCGCCGGCGCAGCTCCGGGGCCGCTCTGGTCGTCTCGTGCGTCGCGGCGCAGCTCGCCGTGACGTCTCTGGTCGTCGCCGGCGCCACGGAGGAGGCGGTGACGGTGGGTTTCGGCGTCGTCGCGGCGGTGTACGCCGCCTGGGCCGTGGTGGTGATGGGGGCGGCAGTGACCCGGCTGCGTCACGGAGCCGCCGCCATGCGGCCCGTCATCGGTGCCGCGGTCGTCGAACACGCACCCGTGATCCTCGTCCACTTCAGCGGGGCGCTGCGGACCATGTACCAGCTCGATCAGTGGATTCCCCACCTGCAGGCGGCCGGACGTCCGATGTTGCTCGTCGTCAGGGAGGAGTCGACGTTCGAGGTGGTCGCAGGCCGCTGGGACGTGCCGGTGGTGTTCGTCGGCGACTTTCCCGACCTCGATCTCGTCGTCCCTCCCTCGGCAAGGCTGGCGGTGTACGTGAACACGGCCACGAAGAACAACCAACTCGTTCGCTTCACCTCGCTCACCCACGTCCAGCTGCACCATGGCGACAGCGACAAGCCACCCTCGTCCAGCAAGACGATGCGTCTCTACGACCATCACATCGTGGCCGGGGCGGCGGCCTACGAACGGCTCATCGGAGCAGGGATCGTCGACGGCCCCGACTCGGTGTCGATCGTCGGGAGGCCGCAAACGGACTCGATCCGACGCCGGCCGATCGCCGAGGGCCGCCCCTGCATCCTGTACGCGCCGACGTGGGAGGGGTACCACGTCGACACGGCGCTGTCCTCACTTCCGCTCTCCGGCTACGAGCTCGTGCGGTCCATCCCCGCCCACGTCGACCTCCTCGTCCGCCCTCATCCGCTCACCGGGACGGTCGACGGAAGGCTGGCCGGGGTGGTGGCGGCGATCCGGGATGCCGTCGCGGAGCGCGGTGGCGAGTTCATCGAGCCGGGCGAGGAGTCGCTCGTCGACTCGATCAACCGCGCCGACGTCCTCGTCACCGACATCTCGAGCGTGCTCGTCGATTTTCTGGCGACCGAACGGCCCGCCGTGGTGATCGATGTGCCCGGTCTCGGCGAGGACGCCTTCCGGGCGAGGTACCCGTCGGCGGCCTGGGCAGCGGTCGTCGGGGCCGACCTCGCCGGGCTGGAGGCGGTGCTCTCCGACGCCCTCGGCGCAGACACCCGCCGCCCGTTGCGGGCGGCGGCGAGGGCCGAGTTCCTCGCTCACGTCGGCAGAGCCGGGGAGCGGTTCGCCGGGGCGATCCGCGAGCTCATCTCCCGTTCTGAGGTTCAGGCCGAGCTCGTCGAGCCGTAG
- a CDS encoding CDP-glycerol glycerophosphotransferase family protein — protein sequence MTATNTITASRLARARRAAGLVVRHRRELWGIRGLRVSYVFFGVYASLAVASLARRPLIAGGAMAVAAIVEASDILPENRRRRRLSDWRRGLDVRAHWRTLLFFVALASGRVPYALVVAFGVFALGIGLVGRVMRSPALYLDSDRVLRPLGSIQAGAERLERARLLARRRDLSELPMHMAVGFAAFFLTLPSERPIAADSVIVAGTVIVAVAVGYAVLVAWQCRRLRPVLKLAHDDEVLAEFIATDPEVLCYFNGHRGSTYAVDVWLRTFEACGRRVALVYRHRDVRRVDTTTLPGIVARSDSMVEKLVTPSTRIALYPANGTLNIHLQRDPRLSHVFIGHGDSDKTGSASPFTRSYDQVWVSGQAAIDRYASAGVDIPPEHFVVIGRPPLSPRVRTLAIEHEAAKTDADGAAAPLAALRAELADRDRDETPPTILYAPTWEGYFDESDYSSLATIGVDLVTTILRELPGTRVIFKPHPLTGHRQGELGAVVGEIRALLAADATFHPPTSGHPRVHLYEWFDFADLLVTDVSSVVSDFLGWDRPCAVTNPRGLTPEALHDEFPTTAAAYVIDPDSPATAQVLRSALLHDPLRPKREQARTYFIGGQDEDPLDLFNRALDDLYGSTSSA from the coding sequence GTGACGGCCACCAACACGATCACGGCGTCGAGGCTGGCGAGGGCCCGCAGAGCCGCCGGGCTCGTCGTCCGCCATCGCCGCGAGCTCTGGGGGATCAGAGGGCTGCGCGTCAGCTACGTGTTCTTCGGGGTGTATGCCTCGCTCGCCGTGGCCTCGCTCGCCAGGCGGCCGCTGATCGCAGGTGGCGCCATGGCCGTCGCCGCCATCGTTGAGGCCAGCGACATCCTGCCCGAGAACAGGCGGCGACGCAGGCTGTCCGACTGGCGTCGCGGCCTCGACGTGCGGGCCCACTGGAGGACGCTGCTCTTCTTCGTTGCCCTCGCCTCCGGGCGAGTGCCGTACGCCCTGGTGGTCGCGTTCGGCGTCTTCGCCCTCGGGATCGGCCTGGTTGGGCGGGTGATGCGCTCCCCGGCCTTGTACCTCGACTCCGACCGCGTGCTTCGCCCACTCGGCTCGATCCAGGCGGGGGCGGAGCGGCTCGAGCGGGCCAGGCTGCTCGCCAGGCGCAGGGACCTCTCCGAGCTCCCGATGCACATGGCGGTCGGCTTCGCAGCATTCTTCCTGACCCTGCCGTCCGAGCGCCCGATCGCTGCCGATTCGGTGATCGTCGCAGGCACCGTGATCGTCGCCGTCGCCGTCGGCTACGCCGTGCTGGTCGCCTGGCAATGCCGCCGGCTGCGTCCGGTTCTCAAGCTGGCACACGACGACGAGGTGCTCGCCGAGTTCATCGCCACCGATCCGGAGGTGCTGTGCTACTTCAACGGTCACCGCGGCTCGACCTACGCCGTGGATGTCTGGCTGCGAACGTTCGAGGCATGCGGCAGGCGGGTGGCGCTCGTCTACCGCCACCGCGACGTCCGCAGGGTCGACACGACCACGCTTCCCGGAATCGTCGCCCGCTCGGACTCGATGGTCGAGAAGCTCGTGACCCCTTCGACCAGGATCGCCCTCTACCCCGCCAACGGGACACTCAACATCCACCTGCAGCGGGACCCGAGGCTCTCCCACGTCTTCATAGGGCACGGCGACTCCGACAAGACAGGTTCGGCCAGCCCGTTCACCAGGTCGTACGACCAGGTGTGGGTCTCGGGACAGGCAGCAATCGATCGATACGCCTCGGCGGGTGTCGACATCCCGCCGGAGCACTTCGTGGTCATCGGACGGCCGCCGCTCTCTCCGCGGGTGCGCACCCTGGCCATAGAGCACGAGGCGGCGAAGACGGATGCCGACGGTGCCGCCGCTCCGCTCGCCGCCCTGCGCGCCGAGCTCGCCGACCGGGATCGGGACGAGACCCCGCCAACGATCCTCTACGCCCCGACCTGGGAGGGATACTTCGACGAGTCCGACTACAGCTCACTCGCCACGATCGGCGTCGACCTCGTCACGACCATCCTGCGGGAGCTCCCCGGCACTCGCGTGATCTTCAAGCCGCACCCGCTCACCGGACACCGGCAGGGGGAGCTCGGAGCCGTGGTGGGCGAGATCCGCGCCCTGCTGGCTGCCGATGCGACGTTCCACCCACCGACGTCAGGTCACCCCAGGGTCCACCTGTACGAGTGGTTCGACTTCGCCGACCTGCTCGTGACCGACGTCTCGAGCGTGGTCTCCGATTTCTTGGGGTGGGACCGCCCCTGCGCCGTCACGAACCCGCGCGGGCTCACGCCCGAGGCTCTTCACGACGAGTTCCCGACGACGGCGGCCGCATACGTCATCGACCCGGACTCTCCCGCCACGGCGCAGGTCCTCAGGAGCGCCCTGCTCCACGACCCGCTGCGCCCGAAGCGGGAGCAGGCGCGCACCTACTTCATCGGCGGCCAGGACGAGGATCCCCTCGACCTGTTCAACCGCGCCCTGGACGACCTCTACGGCTCGACGAGCTCGGCCTGA
- a CDS encoding bifunctional cytidylyltransferase/SDR family oxidoreductase, with amino-acid sequence MRVTAAILAAGSGVRLGSDTPKQLLRVAGKSVLEHTIDAFESIEEVDEIIIVTRGDLIPSVRAIVAAAKATKVDRVLSGGVTRNDSTRAALDALADQPDGKLLLHDAVRPFVDARIIRECIAALDEVDAVDVAIPSADTIIEVDNVRIQAIPERGRLRRGQTPQGFRLPALRKAYEAAAADPSFAATDDCGVVAHYLPDTEIRVVEGSETNIKITHPIDVYLADKLFQLKMLEHGAFDADEVASRMQGRHLVVFGGSYGIGAEIGALAEELGAHCHLLSRSTTGTHVEDIGDVRAALEKIHADAGKIDYVVNTAGLLRIKAISQQSDDEIEQILRVNYLGAVNVARASFPYLTASRGNLLCFTSSSFTRGRAHYSIYSSSKAAVVNLVQALADEWADLGVRINCLNPERTLTPMRTSNFGNEDPETLLTARRVAEASLQTLASEVTGQVIDVRR; translated from the coding sequence ATGAGAGTGACTGCCGCCATCCTCGCCGCGGGCAGCGGCGTCCGTCTCGGCTCGGACACACCCAAGCAACTGCTCAGGGTGGCCGGAAAGAGCGTGCTCGAGCACACGATCGACGCCTTCGAGTCGATCGAAGAGGTCGACGAGATCATCATCGTCACCCGCGGTGACCTCATCCCGTCGGTGCGAGCCATCGTGGCGGCTGCCAAGGCGACGAAGGTGGACCGCGTGCTCTCCGGGGGGGTCACCCGAAACGACTCGACGAGAGCGGCCCTCGATGCCCTCGCCGACCAACCGGACGGGAAGCTGCTCCTCCACGACGCGGTTCGGCCGTTCGTCGACGCCAGGATCATCCGCGAGTGCATCGCTGCCCTCGACGAGGTGGACGCCGTCGACGTCGCCATCCCGTCCGCCGACACGATCATCGAGGTCGACAACGTCAGGATCCAAGCGATCCCGGAGCGGGGACGCCTGCGGCGCGGGCAGACCCCCCAGGGGTTCCGATTGCCGGCGCTCCGCAAGGCATACGAGGCTGCCGCCGCCGACCCTTCCTTCGCGGCGACCGACGACTGCGGCGTCGTCGCCCACTACCTGCCGGATACCGAGATCAGGGTCGTCGAGGGATCCGAGACGAACATCAAGATCACCCATCCGATCGACGTGTACCTCGCCGACAAGCTCTTTCAGCTCAAGATGCTCGAGCATGGTGCGTTCGACGCCGACGAGGTCGCCTCCCGCATGCAGGGCAGGCACCTCGTCGTGTTCGGAGGCTCGTACGGGATCGGCGCCGAGATCGGCGCGCTCGCCGAGGAGCTCGGCGCCCATTGCCACCTGCTCAGCCGGTCGACCACCGGAACCCACGTCGAGGACATCGGAGACGTGCGAGCCGCCCTCGAGAAGATCCACGCAGACGCAGGGAAGATCGACTACGTGGTCAACACCGCAGGGCTGCTGCGGATCAAGGCGATCAGCCAGCAGTCGGACGACGAGATCGAGCAGATCCTGCGCGTCAACTACCTCGGCGCCGTGAACGTCGCCCGGGCGTCGTTCCCGTACCTGACGGCCTCCAGGGGCAACCTGTTGTGCTTCACGTCGAGCTCGTTCACGAGGGGCAGGGCCCATTACTCGATCTACTCGTCGTCGAAGGCAGCCGTCGTCAACCTGGTACAGGCGCTCGCAGACGAGTGGGCGGACCTCGGCGTGCGGATCAACTGCTTGAACCCCGAGCGCACCCTCACCCCGATGCGAACCAGCAACTTCGGCAACGAGGACCCCGAGACGCTGCTCACGGCGAGGCGAGTCGCCGAGGCATCGCTCCAGACCCTGGCGAGCGAGGTGACCGGCCAGGTCATCGACGTGCGCCGCTGA